The Undibacterium cyanobacteriorum genomic sequence CTACGTGCATTATGTTTCTTGCGATAGATTTTTGCGCTAGTTCGCTCTTGCGCAGCATGCAATTTTGCCCGCTCTGCTTTCGTGACCACACCATCAGCCTTTGCAGCCTGTTCACGCGCCTCGATCTTGGCTTCTTGTCGATCCAACTTTGCAGCCTCTGTCGCAGTTAAGCTGCCATTCGCAACGCCATTATTGATACGCTGCTCTTGTGTCTCTTGACGCTTATCAATCTTCGGTGTCGCAGTCTGAGCGAGAGCAGACAAAGACATGACAGAAACAGCAGAAGCAAGCAAGGCTGCGATAATTTTGGAAGCTTTCATTTCATTTCTCCTTCAGAACTTACGTGATGGTTGGGTTTCTTGGTTTGTGAACACAGTGTCGCGTTCATGAGTCGATAACGCGCATTCTACGGGACATGCTGACCAAAAATCTGTAAGCAAGGTAAGCATTTGTAACGGGATTGAGTAATGAAACCCTGGCGCTTCACGCTAAGTCTGGTGGGATTAGGTCGAGTCGATCAGTACAAAAACCGTCAACGCCCCACGACAGTATCTCCCGCGCTCGTTCGATTTCATTCACCGTATAGCAAAACAAGCCATAACCGGCCGCCTTGATTTCCTTCGCCCAAGTGGTCGTCAAATATTTATGATTTGTATGGAGCGCTCTGGCTTCGAGTTTTTCCAACGAGCTCAACCAATTGCATTCATATTCATCGAGTAAATAACCACGTGCTATTTCGGGTGCGCTCTGTTTAGCACACGTCAAGGCGGTAAAAGAAAAAGAGGAGAATAATGGCGATCGAACGACAGGAGAAGATAAGGTGGCCGATGTTTGAGGTTCATTCTGCAATTCCTTGAGCATTCGCGCCGTTGCTTGAGCGACGACATGTCCCGTTTCCTCCTCATGCCCGGGAACTGGTTTAATCTCAACGTTCATCCATATTCCGTGTTGGTAGCAATAACGGAATATGGATTCGTAGTCAGGAACTTTCACATTTGAAAAACGTGGATCAAACCAAGAACCGGCATCCATCATCAGCAACTGCGCCGCAGTGGAATCAGCCACATTGCCCTTTCCTGCAACAGTTCTGCCAAACTCGGGATCATGCATTAGCACAGGAACACCATCCTTTGATAACATCACGTCGAACTCAACGCCGCGAAAGCCATATTGGAGACCACATTGCATGGCTAAGAGTGTATTTTCTGGCGCAAGTTTTCCGCCGCCTCGGTGCGCTACGATTCTAGGATAAGGCCACATTATTCGACACTCACTATATTTGATTTTTTAAAGATACAAGCCGCTGATACATCGAGGTCTTACAATCCACGTTCACTATCAGTCAGCGTCCCCACCAAGATAATTACAAGAGCATATATGCAGAACACAAGCCACGACAAGCAAGAAAAGTCTACATCACAAAAAACAGCCCTTGGGCACATTCGTGTCCTCGATTTAACGCGCGTCTTGGCAGGTCCATGGTGTGCACAAAATCTCGCGGACCTTGGTGCAGAGGTGATTAAAGTCGAACGCCCTGGTGCTGGCGACGATACCAGAAGTTGGGGCCCTCCATATTTAAAAGATCAAGATGGGGCAGATACCAGTGAAGCAGCATATTACCTTGCAGCCAATCGAGGAAAGAAAGCGATTGCAGTCGACATTTCCACCAGCGAAGGTCAACACATTATTCGAGAATTAGCAAAGAAATCCGATGTGGTTTTAGAAAACTACAAAGTTGGCCAACTCAAGAAATATGGTTTGGACTATGAATCACTAAAGCAGTTGAAACCCGACTTGGTGTATTGCTCCATCACTGGATTTGGACAAAATGGACCCTACGCACATCGCGCCGGCTACGATTTTATTGTGCAAGGCATGGGTGGTTTCATGTCCCTTACTGGTGAACGTGATGACCTACCCGGTGGCGGCCCGCAAAAAGCTGGTGTCGCCATTGCCGACTTAATGACCGGCATGTATGCCACCATTGGCGTAATGGCAGCGCTCACGCATCGGGACCGTACTGGCGAAGGGCAATACATCGACATGGCTTTACTCGATGTTCAAGTGGCCATGCTCGCCAACATGAATATGAACTACCTCACGAGTGGCAAGCCCCCTAAGCGTTGGGGCAATGCACATCAAAACATCGTGCCATACCAAACCTTTGCGACGTCCGATGGACACATTATTGTGGCTGCCGGTAACGATGGCCAATATCGGAAATTCGTGCAAGTGGGTGGCCGCCCTGAACTGGCAGACGATCCGCGTTTCATCAGCAACCCTTTGCGTGTCCAACACCGCGATACGCTAGTGCCAATCTTAGCAGACATGGTCAAACTCAAAACAAAAAAAGAATGGATCGCAGAACTCGAAGCAGCCGGTGTGCCGTGCGGACCGATCAACAAACTCGATGAGGTATTCGCCGACCCACAAGTACAAGCCCGTGACATGCAAATCACTTTGCCACACCCAACCGCAGGTCTTGCAACACTCGTCGGAAGCCCTATCAAACTGTCTGAGACACCAGTGAGCTACCAAGCTGCGCCACCATTACTGGGGCAAGATACCGACACCGTTTTACAAGAAGTTTTAGCACTGCCTGAAAGCGAGATTGCGCAATTAAAGTCACAAGGTATCATTGCCTAGACACGATCAATTTTTGGCGAAAAATGAGATTTATCAACGACTCAAATAAGCTTGTATAAACCACGAGAGACACAGCATCAAATATTCAAATAGCAATACGCAAAGGCATGACGGACCCAAGGTAGCGCTGCACAGTACCATGCAGCGCGAACCAAGCCACCTCGTAAGCAGCGCGCTGACTTACCGCTCAATTCGGTCAACATGATTCCACCAGCCACGTTAAGGGAGCAAGACTATTATTGGTCTCTGCATCGCACCACTGAAAGGAAAGATCATGCGTACAGCCGCCCTCATCCTCGCCCTTGTCGCCGTTAGCCAATTGAGTGGCTGCGTTGTACATCGTCAATACACCCGTTCTCCTTACCAGTCCCAATACGGCGCGGAATACCAAACCAATTATCCTGCGCAATATCCTGGTCAATATGGAAATCAGTACTCTGGCTCGTATCAGCAAAACTACCAAAACCCTCAGCCTGCTTACGCTTCACAGTATCAAGATGCAAATCAAAACGGGTACAACAGCTATCCAAATGGTGTGACTGAAGTGGCACAGATTGTTGGAATTCGAAACATCGCTCAAGCGCGTGAATCAAGTGGTGGCGGTGCGGTGGTGGGCGCGATTATTGGCGGCATCATTGGCAATCAGATTGCGCGCGATGATAGTGGCGGTCGTTCACATGATCGTGGCAATCATCGAGGTTATGGGCGCGGCTACGAGCGTCGTGGCGGTGACAATGATGGATCTCGCACTGCAGCCACAGTCGGTGGTGCCATCATCGGCGGCTTGATCGGTAATGAAATTGATCGTTCAAGCAGCGAACCACAAAGTAGTATTACCGAAATCACCTTCCGCCTTGCCAATGGCCAAGCTCATGCGGTGCGCGTCAACAATCCCGGACAACTCCGCGTCGGTGATCGTGTCAGAGTGAGTTTCCAGAATGGTGCTTGGACTTTGCAATAAACTTACCAAGCTAGACTCTCAAAACTTAGTGAGAAGATTCCATCCAACTTAAACACCGTCTAAAGTTCGACTCGTCACTCTAGCTTTAAAAATAAAGAGCGCAACACCCTTCGGTGACGCGCTCTTTTCTTACGATCATCAATCGGTCCAACGACAAAATACGCTTAAAAAAAAACATGGACGAACATTCAATATTGCCGGAGGGATAGTTGGTTCGCCCCTATCGCCATCAGCGACTAAATCAGCGCGGCGAAGCGGCGTTGGCGAATGGTTAGAACCAGCAAAGCGATACCAATCACGACGCCAATCAGAAGTGAAAAACTTTGCGTGCTGTACCATGCTGCAGCGTTTAACAATTCTGGCGTAAGCATGCCCTGTTCAATTGACCAAGGAAAACGTGTCAACATCTCACGTGGAAACTCGATCACCCAACTGCTAGGTATGTTACCCGCAACCCAATGGACTGCCACATGCTTCGCGAACCACCCACTATCTGTGGCGAAAGCGATCATTAGGGTCAGCAAGACAGGTATCCCAACCGCCCATGGAAATACTCTAGATTTCGACCACACTGAAACCAACAAGAACCAAGCAACACAGGGCAATGACCACGCCATATAAAACGGCAATAAGCGTAGATATTGCAGTGGCAAGGAATACATACTTTCATTAAAAAGCACTGCAGAGAACAAGTCGAAATGGGAAAATAGCGTTGCGCAGGCCACAATCAATGCTGCAAAGAAGTAACTCGCGAAAGCGATCAGTAAAGTCAGTATCGGACTCAAGAGCAAGGGAAATACGAGCTTCGACAGCACTTCAAGGGTGTCTGAAACCGGCATTGATTTCCAAAACAAAATACTACGATCTTGGCGCTCGTCTCGCAGCGCACCGAACAAATACAAAGTGGAAAAAGAACTTGTAATGACCAACATACTCTGCAAAATAAAGCGCGACATGCCAGACACATTACTTCTTGTGTACTCAATCAACTTACCCTGTGCAGCCTCCACGCCAAACATTTGCTGTAAGGTCGAATATTGTTCATTGCGAAGAATGTCTTTCCAAAAAAACTCAATCAACAAAAACATCAAGAAAAAGCCAAGCGCGATCGCCGCTGGCCCCCACAATAAGAGGCCACGATTTTGCCAATATTCGCGACGCACTAACCACATCAATGTTTTGAATTGATGACTTCGATTCTGCTTCATTGATAACTCCCTTTCATCATGGCCACGAAAATATCTGAAACGCTTGGTGTTTTACATTCACCGAACTGCATCAAGGTTTCATGAGCTACGCCATCGAATAACATATGTGTCTTACCGAAAATGTCACGCTGTTGAATCGGCTTGAGTGCTTGCGCCGCGGACTTCTGATCGGCTGCGACAGTCACTTCGACAAAACGATAAGCCACCTCATCCATCGTGCCTGCTAAGATCAATTCACCATCACGCATCAAGACTAGATCGGATAAAATATTCTCAATCTCATCAATCTGGTGCGTGGCGACGATGATGGTTTTGTTCTCATCGAAATAGTCTTCCAAGAGCTGTTGGTAGAACATTTTTCGATACAAAATATCGAGCCCAAGAGTGGGTTCGTCAAGCACCAGTAACTTCGCATCGATCGCCATCACCAACGCTAAATGCAATTGCACGACCATACCCTTAGACATTTCTTTGACGCGCATCTTGTTTTCGATTTTGGTCGCTGCTAAATAGCGCTCAGCTTTACTACGATTGAACTTCGGATGGATCGCATCCACAAAATCGAGAGCGTCACTGACCTTCAGCCACTTGGGTAAGATCGCAACATCAGAAATAAAGCAGATCTCATTCATCAAGGCATCGCGCTGATGACGCGGATCCATCCCCAAAACGGACAATTCTCCTTCGAAATCAGTTAAGCCCAAAATCGCATTAATCGTGGTGGTCTTACCGCAGCCATTCGGACCAACTAAGCCAAGGATGCGGCCAGAATGCACTTCAAGATTGAGAGATTTCAGACATTCCTTTTTGCCGTAGGACTTTCGCAGCCCTTTCGCTGAAATGATTGACGTCATCATCACTCTCCTTGCTTGGCTTGTTTCAGCAGTGTTTTAATATCAATGCCGAGATTTTCGATACGTTTCAACAGCGCTGGCCATTCTTCTGACATAAAGCGTGCGCGCTCGCTCTCAAGTAGTCTTTCCTTAGCCCCATCCAATACAAACATGCCTAGTCCCCTTTTCATTTCCACGATACTTTCGTCCACCAGCTCTTGGTAGGCTCGCGATACCGTGATTGGATTCAATTGAAATTCAGCTGCAATTTGCCTTACTGAAGGCAAAGCCTCACCAGACTTGAGTTCTTCGTTCAAAATCATATTCACCACTTTGTCCTTCAACTGCCGATAAATCGGCGCATTGTCATGCCAATCGTGCCCCATGCCTTACCCCTTTCCTCTCGACATCGAATTTGCCCTCATATTTCATCGCCAAGCCCTTCTCGAATGATGAAAACGCATACCTCATCTTTGAGACGTTTTAGTGTTGTAGTTAACTATAACACCAAATCACAAAAAGACAATCACTTTTGTGAAAAATGTAAAAAATTTATTTCGACATCTAACACGCCTGCTTTCTCGAACTGTTCTTGGGCGTCTGATTAAGGCTCCACTCCAAGGCTCTACTTAACTATTGAAAAAATCTCTTCAGCGAATAGCGCCAGAATCGAATAAGTCACCTAAAACAAACCTCATTCGCTAAAGAATGCAACAGGAACCCAGCAATTCACGACACAAATCAAAAAAGACCTATCACCGTGTCCCGCTATGAAATGACAAGCGCTACAATGCGATGGCTTTGATTTTGGCGCCATCAGCGCAAAGGCTTTAGGAACATCATTCCCACTAGGAGATCATATGAAAATAAGAAAACTCATTATCGCCAGCGCCGTTAGTGCACTGTGCGGTTTCACTAGCATGACCGCGCAAGCCGAAGTTCGCGGCTTTACGGTTGAAGATTTGGTTAAGATGGAACGCGTGGTGACACCGGTTTTATCGCCAGATGGAAAAATCGTCGTCTATGCACAGCGCACCACTGACCTCGATAAAAATCGCGGACGCTGGGATCTGTGGATGATCAATCTGGCCGATGCGAACGCTAAGCCGACCAAGTTGACCAACGTTACCAACAATAACGAAGGCAATAACTCTGGCCCTCAATGGTCCGCCAAAGGCGATGCGATTTATTTCGTATCGAGCCGTTCCGGTAGCGGCCAAGTATGGCGCCTACCGATCGCGGGCGGCGTCGGCAGTGCTCAGCAAGTGACTGACTTACCGCTCGATGTTGAAAGTTATAAAGTCTCACCGACCGATAACCGCATCGCCATGTCGATAGAAGTGTTCCGCGATTGCCCTGACTTGACTTGCACCAAAGATCGTCTCGAAGGTAAAGCCAAGAACAAAGCAACTGGTCGCATCCACGACAAACTCTTTATCCGCCACTGGGACACTTGGGCTGACGGACGTCGTAACGTTCTCTACTCCGCCAGCATCGATGCCAATCATGTCGCTAGTAAAAATGTCGTCAGCTTATCTGGCTCGCTCGAAGCCGATGTCCATTCCAAACCCGATGGCGATCAAGAAGACTACAGCTTCTCACCAGATGGACAACGGGTCGTTTTCTCAGCGCGTATCGCTGGCAAAACCGAAGCATGGTCAACCAATTTCGATTTGTATGATGTGCCAGCCGCGGGCGGTGCTGCACCGACCAATCTCACCGCTGAGAATAAAGCCTGGGATGCCAAACCCGTATTCTCCCCTGACGGTTCCACACTGGCTTACTTAGCGATGAAGCGTCCAGGCTTTGAAGCAGACCGTTTCCAAATCATGTTGCTCGACCTGAAGACCGGCAAGAAGCGCGCTTTAGCTGAAAAATGGGATCGATCCGCCAGCAATCTCGCTTGGTCAGAAGATGGCAAGACTTTGTACACCCACGCGTTCGACCTCGGCCAAATGCGCATGTTCGCGGTGGATGTCGCATCTGGCGCGGTAAAAGCCTTGAGCGATAAAGGCTCCGTAGCAGGCTTCGATGTACGCGGTAAAACACAGGTCATCGCCAAGGCTGACTTAGGTTCGGGTGCTCAACTCTTCGTCAGCGACGAAGGCAAAACAACGTGGAAACAAATCACCGATGTCAACAAACAAGCCTTGGCTGATGTTCGCTTCGGTGAGTATGAACAATTCTCTTACGCCGGCGCGAAAGGTGAAAAAGTCTACGGTTATGTCATGAAGCCGTGGAATGCCAAAGTCGGTGAAAAATATCCCGTGGCTTTCATCGTGCATGGTGGTCCACAAAGTAGCTTCGCCAACGCATGGAGTTATCGTTGGAATCCACAAGTCTATGCCGGTGCTGGATACGCCGTCGTATTTATCGATTTCCACGGCTCACTGGGTTACGGTCAAGCCTTCACTGATTCGATCAGTCAAGACTGGGGTGGCAAACCATTGGTCGATTTGAAGTTAGGCATGGCTGCCGCTGCAAAACAATTCCCTTGGGTTGACAGCAGTAAAGCCTGCGCATTGGGCGCATCCTACGGTGGCTTCATGATGAACTGGATCGCTGGCAATTGGAACGATGGCTTCAAGTGCATTGTCAACCATGCTGGTATCTTCGATACCCGCTCCATGTATTACACCACTGAAGAATTGTGGTTCACCGAATGGGAAAACGGCGGCCCATATTTTGATGTGCCGGCCAAACATGAAAAATTCAATCCATCGGCACACGTCTTGAAATGGAAAACACCGATGTTGGTCACGCAAGGTGAAATGGATTTCCGCGTCCCTAGCGCGCAATCCTTCGGTGCGTTCACAGCCTTGCAACGACGTGGTATCGATAGCCAATTGCTGACCTTCCCCGATGAGAACCATCACATCTTGAAGCCAGCCAATTCCTTGTTGTGGCATCACACTGTGTTGAATTGGATGAATACGTATTTGAAGAAATAATTACATCATCAATTGAGCGGTATGAAGCAAAACAGGAGGTGGCGACACTTCCTGTTTTGCTTTACGAATCAACCTAAGCCAATCTATGCATGCCAAAGCTACTTAGGCTGAATTTGATAAGTAGAGGAGCTCACTACCATTTCGATTTAATGAACCCAATTGCTGCAGGCATCTGATTAGGCACGATGTCGGTGTGGTCCAAGTCCGCTACGTATTTAGTTTCAACATTGGTTCCAAGTTGACGCATGGTCGCTTCGAGTTGGCGAGTTGCTCCGATCGGCACATCAATATCAGCATCACCATGTGCCAAATACACTGGCACGCTCAATTTCACTTTTCCGACCTCAGTTCGTGGCAATAAAGCTTTGATCTCCGGATTTAAGTACCAATCAGACTTGATGCCTTTGAAATCAAGCGGCGTCTGTCCAGCAACCGCAAGACTCGAAACTTTCATTGCCAAGGCCGTCCCAAACTGCTGACAATCACGATCATCTTTGGCCAAGGCTATGATGGGCTTGAGATCGTCGCCGACATACTTAGTCAAATCTAAAGTCGGTGCGATCGCCGTGGCGCCGTGCAGCAAAAACGTACCGTAACCATTCAAATTCCCAGCAACACCCCACGCCAACGGCGCTTGATCCGACGCGGTCAGTTCCTTAATTGAGGCAAAGTCAATATCAGTAATGAGACTCACATCCGATCCAGGCGCCAATGCCACTGTCGCCACCAGAGGGTACTGCGCTTCGATTTCTTTTGCATACTGCGCCGTCGCCAAGGCAGCATGACCGCCTTGCGAATGCCCAATCACCGCCCACTTCTTACTCAAGCTTACTTGCTGAATTTTTTGTGCGGCGAGAACCGCGTGCAACACTGAATTCGCTTCACTATCAGCGATCAAATACGGGTGAATACCCGGTGCATCGAGCCCCTCATAATCCGGTGCCAACACCGCATAACCTGCATTTAACAGAGGTGCGATCGCATCGCTATCTTCAGCAAACACCGTGCGGCTTGGTGCACATGCATCCGCCACCCCAGTTGTACCGTGCGCCCACACCACCAAAGGCCATCCTCCTGTCGGTGCGGTTCCTTTTGGAATAAACAGAACCGCATTGGCTTCTGTCAGCCCACCATTGACCGCCTTCATACGATAGCGGATTTTTTGCACTGAGCTAGTATTGGTATAAGTATTGCCGAGCACAATACTTTGCACACTCAACAAATCACCGGCGGCATCAGCAACCACAGGTAAAGGTGCTACCGTGCTATTACTGCCCCCACCACAAGCGCTCAAAGAACCCAAAAGCACAAGGGCGCTGGCAGCACCCAGATAAGCAGGAACACGAGATAAAACAGAACGAAAAGTCATACATACTCCAAAAATGCGCATCTCGCCCCTGCCACGAGTTCGCGCCGATTATGAACAAAGAAAAAACATCGGCGCGCATCATGTCATGCAGTGAGTTCAAATCCGAGTATGAGAGAGGGAGCGCCAATATGTGGCACGTTTGGTATTACTTTGTACTACCTCTCTTGTGGGACAGCGTATGTGGGACACAATTCACAAAACAGGAATAGAGACGTACTAGATACGTGTGTCCGCGTCTTAGGCTTGCAACACATCAGGTCGCAAGTTTGGGTCGTGATGAGGCAAAAAAATAACGCGGCGATGGAAACCATGCCGCGTTATCTTTTCCAACGAGATCGACTAGAGAGCTTACTTGGCCATCGCTTTGTTCTGCGCATCTAACCAAGTTTTCAACGGTGCGAAGTAATCTAACATTGCTGTCGCATCGAGTTTCTCTTCGCCCGATACGGCTTTCAAAGCTTCATTCCATGGACGGCTAGTCCCCATTTCCAGCATGGCTTGGAATTTTTTGCCCGCAGCTTTGTTTTCATAGATAGAACAACGATTCAATGGGCCAACGTAGCCTGCTTCGCGGCACAATGCACGATGCAATTGGAATTGTAGAATCGTCGCTAAGAAATAGCGTGCATAAGGTGTATCGGAAGCGACGTGATATTTGGCGCCTGCATCAAAACCATTTGCTTCACTTGGTGCTGGACGTTTAACGCCCTGATACTTCTCACGCAATTCCCACCATACTTTGTCATAGTCAGCTGGCTTGACTTGGCCCGCATAGACTTTCCAACGCCATTGATCAACCAAGTAGGCGAACGGTAAGAACGCGACTTTTTGCAAAGCGCGGTCCATCAACACACCTACATCCTGCGAAGCATCCGGCACTTGATTGATTAAACCCAATTTGTGCAGATATTCCGGAGTGACCGACAACGCCACGGTATCTCCAATCGCTTCATGGAAACCATCGTTCGCGCCGCCTTTGAACAAGGGCGATTGCTTACGATACGCAAGGTCGTAGTAGATATGACCGAGTTCATGATGGATCACTAAGAAGTCTTCTGTCGTCTGATTAATGCACATCTTGATACGGACATCTTGATCGCCATCAACGTCCCACGCCGATGCATGGCACACCACTTCGCGATCGCGTGGTTTCGTCAATTGCGAACGTTCGTAGAACGAGGCTGGCAGACTTTGCATACCGAGCGAGGTGTAGAAACCTTCTGACATTTTCGTCATCGCTTTGGCATCAATATTTTTCGCCTTGAGCGTTTCGGCAATATCAAGGTTGGCTGCTGGGCCTTGCGGTTTCACGATGGGATATAAATTTTCCCACGACTGTGACCACATATTACCGAACAAATGCGCTGGGATCGGACCATTATCTGGCACTTCCGCTTTGCCGTAAGTCTGCTGTAATTTCAAACGCACGTATTGATGCAGAGAGTCGTACAAAGGTTTAACTTGTTGCCATAAACGTTCGGTCTCAGCAGCGAAAGCTTCTGGCGGCATGTCGTACTGTGAACGCCACAGCGCCCCCGTATCAGCGAAGCCCATTTCACGCGCGCCTTTGTTAGACACTTCGACATATTTCGCGTAACTGTCTTTGTAACTGCTTGCGACCTGATGCCAGCCCAGCCAGGCGTCTTTCAACTCGGCTGGATTGCGACTTTTTGCCAAGATGGCCTCAAGCTGCCCCAAATTCAAACAGCTCGCTTCATCACCTGGCTTCTTGCAATACTTACCTTTGCCATAGGCACCATTCATTTGGGCTGACAACTTCGCATATTGCTCGCGATCCTTGTCATTACTGAGGCTCAAACTTAATTGCAACAATTTGAGTTTGCGTTTGTTGTCCGCTGATAGCGGCAAATTATTATAACGACGCGCCTGGATTGCTAATTCACCAGCCGCACCGAGAGCAAGTTCATTGGCTTGCGAAAAAATCAGTTCAGTGTCGTCAGTGATATGCGTTTCATACACCCACGCCGCACGTTGTGCCGCATTGCCGAGTCGCTCCAGTTTTTCTTCCGCGTCCTTGATAAACTTTTCTGCTTCCGCGACGGTTGGTGCGCCCTTTTTAGCACTAGCCGAACTATGCGCATTTGCTTTACTTGTTGCCGTTTGCTGCGCATCTGCGCTTGGCAATGCCAAGGCCATGGTCGTCAAACTCAAACTTGCAAACGCCAGACTCATTTTTGTTTTCTTTAACATCTGAAACTTCTCCCACTTTATTCGAGCATCAAAACCCGAAAGCTTACACGCTCCAGCTTCATTTGTATGAGTAAAATGGCATTGAAACTGTTATTTCTTTGCGGGGATGTCGTGAATTCATCCCCGATCAAAGAGTAGCAGTATTTATCGGTTATCATACAACCTCTATCGCGACGCCCCCTCCAGAAAACCATGACGCAATTCGATGCAATGACACTTCCACCACGCAGCAAGCCTCGTAACTTGGCTGCAGCAGTGGTCGAACACATCACGGAATCCATCCGCAAAGGTGAACTGAAAACCGGTGAAAAGCTGCCCACTGAGTCAGAGATCATGCAGATTTACGGGGTTAGCCGTACCGTTGTACGCGAAGCCATTTCGCAAATGAAGGCCAGTGGCTTCGTCGAAACCCGTCACGGAATCGGTACATTTGTACTTGCACCGCCTAAGTCCGGCATGGGTATACCACATGAATCGATGGTGACCTTACGTGATGTTCTCGATATTCTTGAGATCCGTATTAGCCTCGAGACCGAAGCCGCATGGTATGCCGCCACGCGACGTAGCGAAGAACAAATACAAACCTTGGCGCAAGTTCTCGCCCAAATGCAGAGCGCTGCCGACGACCAGCAACATTCAGTCGATGCGGATGTCCAGTTTCATCTATTGATAGCCCAAGCCACGGGTAACAGTTATTTCGTTGAACTGTTAAGCCAACTCGGACGCACCATCATTCCGCGTGCCCGTATTAACACAGCGCTTATCGCCGAAGACGATCCACTCGCCTATCTACAGAGAGTACGGCACGAGCATGAGGCGATTTATCAAGCCATTTTACGTAAAGATGCCGAGGCAGCACGAGCGGCAATGCGGACGCATTTGAGTAATAGTCGAGAGCGTTTGCGACGGGCGCAGGAATTGTTGGGGCCTGAGGGTAAATCGGTTTGAGATTTTTTTGAAAATTAGAGCCTGACGTCTCGCCCCTATCTGTCGACAACAATGATTTAGCTTTGCGAGCCCGGCGCTGGGAACGTAGAA encodes the following:
- the ugpQ gene encoding glycerophosphodiester phosphodiesterase, with amino-acid sequence MWPYPRIVAHRGGGKLAPENTLLAMQCGLQYGFRGVEFDVMLSKDGVPVLMHDPEFGRTVAGKGNVADSTAAQLLMMDAGSWFDPRFSNVKVPDYESIFRYCYQHGIWMNVEIKPVPGHEEETGHVVAQATARMLKELQNEPQTSATLSSPVVRSPLFSSFSFTALTCAKQSAPEIARGYLLDEYECNWLSSLEKLEARALHTNHKYLTTTWAKEIKAAGYGLFCYTVNEIERAREILSWGVDGFCTDRLDLIPPDLA
- a CDS encoding CaiB/BaiF CoA transferase family protein: MQNTSHDKQEKSTSQKTALGHIRVLDLTRVLAGPWCAQNLADLGAEVIKVERPGAGDDTRSWGPPYLKDQDGADTSEAAYYLAANRGKKAIAVDISTSEGQHIIRELAKKSDVVLENYKVGQLKKYGLDYESLKQLKPDLVYCSITGFGQNGPYAHRAGYDFIVQGMGGFMSLTGERDDLPGGGPQKAGVAIADLMTGMYATIGVMAALTHRDRTGEGQYIDMALLDVQVAMLANMNMNYLTSGKPPKRWGNAHQNIVPYQTFATSDGHIIVAAGNDGQYRKFVQVGGRPELADDPRFISNPLRVQHRDTLVPILADMVKLKTKKEWIAELEAAGVPCGPINKLDEVFADPQVQARDMQITLPHPTAGLATLVGSPIKLSETPVSYQAAPPLLGQDTDTVLQEVLALPESEIAQLKSQGIIA
- a CDS encoding ABC transporter ATP-binding protein, whose translation is MTSIISAKGLRKSYGKKECLKSLNLEVHSGRILGLVGPNGCGKTTTINAILGLTDFEGELSVLGMDPRHQRDALMNEICFISDVAILPKWLKVSDALDFVDAIHPKFNRSKAERYLAATKIENKMRVKEMSKGMVVQLHLALVMAIDAKLLVLDEPTLGLDILYRKMFYQQLLEDYFDENKTIIVATHQIDEIENILSDLVLMRDGELILAGTMDEVAYRFVEVTVAADQKSAAQALKPIQQRDIFGKTHMLFDGVAHETLMQFGECKTPSVSDIFVAMMKGSYQ
- a CDS encoding GntR family transcriptional regulator, yielding MGHDWHDNAPIYRQLKDKVVNMILNEELKSGEALPSVRQIAAEFQLNPITVSRAYQELVDESIVEMKRGLGMFVLDGAKERLLESERARFMSEEWPALLKRIENLGIDIKTLLKQAKQGE
- a CDS encoding S9 family peptidase; translation: MKIRKLIIASAVSALCGFTSMTAQAEVRGFTVEDLVKMERVVTPVLSPDGKIVVYAQRTTDLDKNRGRWDLWMINLADANAKPTKLTNVTNNNEGNNSGPQWSAKGDAIYFVSSRSGSGQVWRLPIAGGVGSAQQVTDLPLDVESYKVSPTDNRIAMSIEVFRDCPDLTCTKDRLEGKAKNKATGRIHDKLFIRHWDTWADGRRNVLYSASIDANHVASKNVVSLSGSLEADVHSKPDGDQEDYSFSPDGQRVVFSARIAGKTEAWSTNFDLYDVPAAGGAAPTNLTAENKAWDAKPVFSPDGSTLAYLAMKRPGFEADRFQIMLLDLKTGKKRALAEKWDRSASNLAWSEDGKTLYTHAFDLGQMRMFAVDVASGAVKALSDKGSVAGFDVRGKTQVIAKADLGSGAQLFVSDEGKTTWKQITDVNKQALADVRFGEYEQFSYAGAKGEKVYGYVMKPWNAKVGEKYPVAFIVHGGPQSSFANAWSYRWNPQVYAGAGYAVVFIDFHGSLGYGQAFTDSISQDWGGKPLVDLKLGMAAAAKQFPWVDSSKACALGASYGGFMMNWIAGNWNDGFKCIVNHAGIFDTRSMYYTTEELWFTEWENGGPYFDVPAKHEKFNPSAHVLKWKTPMLVTQGEMDFRVPSAQSFGAFTALQRRGIDSQLLTFPDENHHILKPANSLLWHHTVLNWMNTYLKK
- a CDS encoding alpha/beta fold hydrolase, whose protein sequence is MTFRSVLSRVPAYLGAASALVLLGSLSACGGGSNSTVAPLPVVADAAGDLLSVQSIVLGNTYTNTSSVQKIRYRMKAVNGGLTEANAVLFIPKGTAPTGGWPLVVWAHGTTGVADACAPSRTVFAEDSDAIAPLLNAGYAVLAPDYEGLDAPGIHPYLIADSEANSVLHAVLAAQKIQQVSLSKKWAVIGHSQGGHAALATAQYAKEIEAQYPLVATVALAPGSDVSLITDIDFASIKELTASDQAPLAWGVAGNLNGYGTFLLHGATAIAPTLDLTKYVGDDLKPIIALAKDDRDCQQFGTALAMKVSSLAVAGQTPLDFKGIKSDWYLNPEIKALLPRTEVGKVKLSVPVYLAHGDADIDVPIGATRQLEATMRQLGTNVETKYVADLDHTDIVPNQMPAAIGFIKSKW